The Triticum dicoccoides isolate Atlit2015 ecotype Zavitan chromosome 6A, WEW_v2.0, whole genome shotgun sequence genome has a window encoding:
- the LOC119314620 gene encoding dehydration-responsive element-binding protein 1H-like → MDMSLEYSSSASSSSTTERGGTAWPWPPKRPAGRTKFRETRHPVFRGVRRRGNAGRWVCEVRVPGDRGTRLWLGTYFTAEAAARAHDAAMLMLRGRSAACLNFRDSAWLLSVPPAFSNLSDVRRAAVQAVADFLRRPEATGAAAGAGQEVTSSVAVQSSAACSVPSSETAQTSGDATFEEPGALSMDMFDLDCLFGETDSDTYYYANLAQGLLMEPPPTMATGQYWDNGDCADGGAGADVALWSY, encoded by the coding sequence ATGGACATGAGCCTCGAGTACTCGAGCTCTGCCTCCTCCTCGTCCACGACCGAGCGCGGCGGGACGGCATGGCCGTGGCCGCCGAAGCGCCCCGCTGGCCGTACCAAGTTCCGGGAGACGCGGCACCCCGTGTTCCGCGGCGTGCGGCGCCGTGGGAACGCCGGCCGGTGGGTCTGCGAGGTGCGCGTCCCCGGGGACCGCGGCACGCGCCTCTGGCTCGGGACGTACTTCACCGCCGAGGCCGCCGCGCGCGCGCACGACGCCGCCATGCTCATGCTGCGCGGCCgttccgccgcgtgcctcaacttcCGGGACTCCGCGTGGCTGCTTTCGGTGCCGCCCGCCTTCTCCAACCTCTCTGATGTCCGGCGCGCGGCCGTCCAGGCCGTCGCGGACTTCCTGCGCCGTCCGGAGGCCACGGGTGCCGCCGCTGGGGCGGGCCAGGAAGTCACGTCCAGCGTGGCTGTCCAGTCGTCGGCGGCGTGCAGCGTCCCCTCGTCCGAGACGGCGCAGACTTCCGGTGATGCCACTTTTGAAGAGCCAGGCGCATTAAGCATGGACATGTTCGACCTCGACTGCCTGTTTGGGGAGACGGACTCGGACACGTACTACTACGCGAACCTTGCGCAGGGCCTGCTCATGGAGCCACCGCCTACCATGGCCACCGGGCAGTACTGGGACAATGGAGACTGCGCCGACGGCGGAGCCGGAGCTGATGTCGCGCTCTGGAGTTACTAG